The Armatimonadota bacterium genome contains a region encoding:
- a CDS encoding sialate O-acetylesterase, producing the protein MRRAASIGFAAFALVAVFWTSAEADVKLPALISDNMMLQRDIPVPIWGTASPGERVTVSIAEHSVSTVAKADGRWQVKLPPIKAGGPLEMTVRGRNEIKVRNILVGEVWLCAGQSNMVMSVKQCDNAEKEIAGAKDYSQIRNYTVELQARPEPQTDTVGKWEVCSPETVGKFTATGYFFAREIHDTLKVPVGIILSAWGGSNMESFMRLEALQAHPVEAAPYFRLWEERKAAFPAEHEAALKAAEEARAAGKPAPKMRTLEGHQARPASIYNAMIHPLIPYGMRGVLWAGGKANRGRALEYRVLMPAMIQDWRKSWGLGDFPFFLCQMANWVSKDPNEHWEELRESMLMTTKLRNTGLVVDIDIGDPKNVHFTNKQEVARRFALQAKAKVYGINVVADGPIYTYMTVEGGAVRLHFRSIGGGLAVRGGGALKGFVIAGADREFVPAQALIDGRTVLVRSESITSPVAVRYAWEMNPDCNLINKAGLPASPFRTDDWPFWQGVRDKDTLVEGE; encoded by the coding sequence ATGAGAAGAGCCGCAAGCATCGGGTTCGCTGCGTTTGCACTGGTGGCAGTCTTCTGGACGTCCGCTGAGGCTGATGTCAAGCTCCCCGCGCTGATCAGCGACAACATGATGCTCCAGCGCGACATCCCTGTGCCGATCTGGGGTACCGCATCGCCCGGCGAGCGCGTCACGGTGTCGATCGCCGAACATTCAGTCTCTACGGTCGCCAAGGCCGACGGACGCTGGCAGGTCAAGCTGCCGCCGATCAAGGCCGGAGGGCCGCTCGAGATGACGGTGAGAGGCAGGAACGAGATCAAGGTGCGCAACATCCTCGTCGGCGAGGTCTGGCTCTGCGCGGGCCAGTCGAACATGGTGATGTCGGTCAAGCAGTGCGACAACGCCGAAAAGGAGATCGCCGGCGCGAAGGACTATTCGCAGATTCGCAACTATACCGTGGAGTTGCAGGCGCGCCCCGAGCCGCAGACGGATACCGTTGGGAAGTGGGAGGTCTGCAGCCCGGAGACGGTGGGGAAGTTCACCGCCACGGGATACTTCTTCGCGCGCGAGATTCATGACACGCTCAAAGTGCCGGTCGGCATCATCCTCAGCGCTTGGGGCGGCAGCAACATGGAGTCGTTCATGCGGCTCGAAGCGCTGCAGGCGCATCCCGTTGAGGCGGCCCCGTACTTCAGGCTCTGGGAGGAGCGCAAGGCGGCCTTCCCCGCCGAGCACGAGGCCGCGCTGAAGGCTGCGGAAGAGGCCAGGGCTGCTGGCAAGCCCGCGCCGAAGATGCGGACCCTCGAAGGCCATCAGGCGCGTCCGGCCTCGATCTACAATGCCATGATCCACCCGCTCATTCCGTATGGGATGCGCGGCGTGCTCTGGGCCGGAGGCAAGGCGAACCGCGGACGCGCGCTCGAGTATCGCGTTCTCATGCCCGCCATGATTCAGGACTGGCGTAAGTCCTGGGGACTGGGTGACTTCCCCTTCTTCCTGTGCCAGATGGCGAACTGGGTCTCGAAGGACCCGAACGAGCATTGGGAGGAGCTGAGGGAGTCAATGCTCATGACGACGAAGTTGCGGAACACCGGTTTGGTGGTGGACATAGACATCGGCGATCCGAAGAATGTTCATTTCACGAACAAGCAGGAGGTCGCCCGCAGGTTCGCACTTCAGGCGAAGGCTAAGGTCTATGGAATCAACGTCGTCGCCGACGGCCCGATCTACACCTACATGACCGTCGAGGGTGGTGCCGTTCGGCTGCATTTCAGGTCCATCGGCGGCGGTCTGGCAGTCCGCGGAGGAGGAGCGCTGAAAGGGTTCGTGATCGCGGGGGCCGACCGCGAGTTCGTTCCGGCGCAGGCTCTGATAGACGGCCGGACCGTTCTCGTGCGAAGCGAGAGCATCACATCTCCGGTCGCCGTTCGCTACGCCTGGGAGATGAACCCGGACTGCAACCTTATCAACAAGGCCGGACTGCCGGCGTCGCCGTTCCGCACCGACGACTGGCCCTTCTGGCAGGGCGTTCGCGACAAGGATACTCTGGTCGAAGGGGAGTAG